Proteins from a single region of Phoenix dactylifera cultivar Barhee BC4 unplaced genomic scaffold, palm_55x_up_171113_PBpolish2nd_filt_p 001596F, whole genome shotgun sequence:
- the LOC120108862 gene encoding uncharacterized protein LOC120108862, which yields MSAERTLAPEQEALTWQRFRTAFYSRYFPSSRLRELEREFLNLSQGTMTVDEYEAEFDRLARFAPTLVMDAESRMRRFEEGLKPQLRRGLAVVHSTNYDDLVDRAKNMEIVWKETQDSKDRIQKKRSRDDDTHSGQNSSRTAKSRNRSGQLEKQGSYGETIQQDQSKCETCGGAHKTELCRRLSGACFRCGQQGHKIAECPHNRQVSQSNQRPQATRTQQVQGSPTPVQIAQPSSPKQQIGGRPHTQGRIYALTQQDAQASNTVVSEYDLHVNTPAESGRICNQVCKTCPVQIVGRDLPANLIAIDMYDFDIILGMDWLASHFATINCHEKRFVRVVDRKEQVLRRRTIPYVKIQWSNHSECEATWELEDEMKEKYPNLFAS from the exons atgtcTGCGGAGCGCACATTGGCACCCGAGCAGGAGGCACTTACCTGGCAGAGGTTTCGCACAGCCTTCTACTCCAGGTATTTCCCTTCAAGTCGCCTTAGGGAGCTAGAGAGAGAATTTCTAAATCTGTCTCAAGGAACTATGACCGTGGATGAGTATGAGGCAGAGTTTGACAGGTTAGCTCGATTTGCTCCCACCCTCGTCATGGATGCAGAGTCCCGGAtgaggagatttgaagaaggattgaagcctcaaTTACGTCGGGGTTTGGCCGTAGTGCACTCAACCAACTATGATGACCTGGTAGATAGAGCCAAGAATATGGAAATTGTCTGGAAGGAAACACAAGATTCAAAAGatagaatacaaaagaagaggagcagaGATGATGATACTCATAGTGGACAAAATTCTAGTAGGACAGCAAAATCTCGTAATAGGTCTGGGCAATTAGAAAAGCAAGGATCTTATGGAGAGACTATTCAACAAGACCAGTCTAAATGTGAAACATGTGGTGGTGCCCATAAGACAGAACTCTGTAGACGATTATCTGGCGCATGTTTCAGATGTGGCCAACAGGGTCATAAGATAGCAGAGTGCCCTCACAATCGGCAAGTATCACAATCAAATCAGAGGCCTCAAGCTACAAGGACCCAGCAAGTGCAAGGTTCTCCTACTCCGGTTCAGATTgctcagccttcttctcctAAGCAGCAGATAGGAGGGAGACCGCACACACAGGGTCGTATTTATgcactgactcagcaggatgctcaggcatccaataCTGTGGTGTCAG AGTATGATTTGCATGTTAACACCCCTGCCGAAAGTGGGAGGATTTGTAATCAGGTTTGCAAGACTTGTCCAGTTCAGATAGTAGGTAGAGACTTGCCTGCTAATTTGATAGCTATAGATATGTATGACTTTGACATAATTCTCGGTATGGACTGGTTAGCGTCCCACTTTGCTACCATTAACTGTCATGAAAAGCGG TTTGTACGTGTGGTTGATAGAAAAGAACAAGTGTTGAGaaggcgcacgattccttatgttaAGATTCAGTGGAGCAATCACTCTGAATGTGAGGCTACGTGGGAACTGGAGGACGAGATGAAGGAGAAATATCCGAACCTTTTTGCAAGctaa